A single genomic interval of Daucus carota subsp. sativus chromosome 1, DH1 v3.0, whole genome shotgun sequence harbors:
- the LOC108204944 gene encoding scarecrow-like protein 1, whose protein sequence is MSLVGSSSSSYGNRKHYSLTGSKKKSGLSASMDSSNKPKILYGTGSDSTESYDPSYILDSPSSEVVQLVAAQQISDSPDAANINSHSSLSKYQSDDLEGQFTEAMDFDDSRMRLKLQELERELLDENDEDDSILGPNESMEIESGWADAVPNALIHDSPKESSSIDSNISSISSSKEVSLLPDDNPKQLLFYCAVTISNGNVENASTMIDELRQRVSIQGEPSERIAAYMVEALAARMATSGKGLYKALKCKEAPSLDRLSAMQVLFEVCPCFRFGFMAANGAIIEALENERKVHIVDFDINQGSQYITLLQTLANYHGKLPLLRLTGVDDPESLQRATGSLKLIGQRLEQLAQALEVPFEFQAVVANTEEVTPAILDHHPDEALVVNFAFQLHHMPDESVSTVNQRDKLLRMVKSMNPKLVTVVEQDVNTNTAPFLPRFAEAYNFYYAIFDSLDATLPRDSQDRMNVEKQCLARDIVNVVACEGEERIERYEVAGKWRARMMMAGFEACPIGPDVNVSIRELIKRYSDRFKVKEEINALHFGWQDKILIVASAWK, encoded by the coding sequence ATGTCTTTAGTTGGTTCTTCCTCGTCATCATACGGAAACCGCAAGCATTACTCACTAACTGGAAGCAAAAAGAAATCTGGATTGTCCGCATCAATGGACAGTTCTAACAAGCCTAAGATCCTGTATGGGACTGGATCTGACAGCACCGAGAGTTATGATCCAAGTTACATCCTTGACTCACCGTCCAGTGAAGTTGTTCAGCTAGTGGCAGCCCAACAAATATCTGACTCCCCTGATGCGGCCAATATAAATTCTCATTCCTCTCTGTCCAAATATCAGTCAGACGACTTGGAAGGTCAATTTACAGAAGCAATGGATTTCGACGATAGTCGTATGAGAttaaagcttcaggaactggaGAGAGAACTTCTTGATGAAAATGACGAAGATGATTCAATATTAGGTCCTAATGAGAGCATGGAAATCGAGAGTGGATGGGCAGACGCAGTTCCTAATGCACTAATCCATGACTCACCGAAGGAATCTTCATCCATAGATTCTAACATCAGTAGCATCAGCAGCAGCAAAGAAGTATCCCTGCTTCCAGATGATAATCCTAAGCAATTGCTTTTTTACTGTGCAGTCACAATTTCAAATGGAAATGTAGAGAATGCATCCACCATGATAGATGAGCTACGACAGAGAGTCTCAATTCAGGGTGAACCTTCTGAAAGAATTGCAGCGTACATGGTGGAGGCTCTTGCAGCTCGAATGGCGACCTCTGGAAAAGGTCTTTACAAAGCTCTTAAATGCAAAGAAGCCCCATCATTAGATCGTCTTTCGGCCATGCAAGTACTCTTTGAGGTATGCCCTTGTTTTAGGTTCGGATTCATGGCAGCAAATGGAGCAATCATAGAGGCTCTTGAAAATGAAAGAAAGGTACACATAGTAGATTTTGATATAAACCAAGGAAGTCAATACATCACTCTCTTGCAAACTCTCGCTAATTATCATGGAAAGCTGCCTCTTTTAAGATTAACCGGAGTTGACGACCCTGAATCTTTGCAACGTGCAACTGGAAGCCTTAAACTCATTGGGCAAAGGCTGGAGCAACTTGCTCAAGCACTTGAAGTGCCATTTGAGTTCCAAGCTGTGGTAGCAAATACAGAGGAGGTAACTCCTGCAATCCTCGACCATCATCCTGATGAAGCTCTTGTCGTGAACTTTGCTTTCCAGCTGCACCACATGCCCGATGAGAGCGTTTCAACTGTAAACCAACGAGATAAACTTCTGAGGATGGTCAAGAGCATGAACCCGAAACTTGTAACTGTTGTTGAGCAAGATGTAAACACCAATACCGCTCCGTTCTTACCAAGGTTTGCTGAAGCCTACAATTTCTATTATGCCATCTTTGATTCTTTAGATGCAACTCTTCCAAGAGATAGTCAGGACAGGATGAATGTCGAAAAACAATGTTTGGCACGTGACATAGTTAATGTCGTTGCATGTGAAGGGGAGGAAAGAATCGAGCGCTATGAAGTTGCAGGAAAATGGAGAGCAAGGATGATGATGGCTGGTTTCGAAGCTTGTCCTATTGGTCCAGATGTGAATGTCTCAATTCGAGAACTTATAAAGAGGTACAGTGATAGATTCAAGGTTAAGGAGGAGATAAATGCACTCCATTTCGGGTGGCAAGACAAAATATTGATTGTTGCTTCTGCGTGGAAGTAA